The following is a genomic window from Lagenorhynchus albirostris chromosome 2, mLagAlb1.1, whole genome shotgun sequence.
GAATACTATTAGTCTGATGTTTAATTTCAAAATCGTCAGAAGCAAGGTTGTCAGTTGttactgtttctgtttttaggCAATATCATTGCCTAAAAATGCAGAATATCACAAGTCACAAGGTATTATCTTGGGTTACAGAAATGTAGTGTTTATAAACtctgaatttttataataaacttttttccattaaaaaagtctttcttggggcttccctggtggcgcagtggttgagaatctgcctgccaatgcaggggacatgggttcgagccctggtctgggaggatcctacatgccacggagcaactaggcccatgagccacaactactgagcctgtgcgtctggagcctgtgctccgcaacaagagaggccgcgatagtgagaggcccgcgcaccatgatgaagagtggcccccacttgccacaactagagaaagccctcgcacagaaacgaagacccaacacagcaaaactaaataaattaattaataaactcctacccccaacatcttcaaaagaaaaaagaaaaccagagcttttaaaaaaaaagtttttcttgatGCAGAGCTGTCCTACACGTGTAACTATTTATCATATATAccctttttttaaagaactttatttatttggctgcatcaggtcttagttgtggtgtgcaggctcttcgttgtggcatgtgggctccagagcaagcaggctcagtagttgcagtgcacgcgcaggctcagtatttgtggcgcatggacttagttgcgccgtggcatgtgggatcttagttccccaaccagggatcgaaccgacGTCCCccacattggaaggcagattcttattaccactggaccacctgggaagtccctattgTATATACCCTTTGAtcaagcaattccacttttagaaGTTGATCTGAAGGAAATAATTGGACAAATAGACAAAGATTTATATAACTGGATGTTCATCATTATATTCCTTACAAGAAGAAATAGCcgaaaactgggacttccctggctggcCAGTcattaagactccaggcttcctccattgcaggggtcacaggttcgatccctggtcagagaactaggatcctgcatgcctcacagCGCTGTTTAAAAAGCAACCAGTATGAGGTTGGTTTTATGAATTTTGAACTgttaaaaaaacattgaattgaTAAGTCTGACTCAATTTATTTGTGTAAAAAGGTGTCTTCCTCGTATTGTTTAAGTGGGCTATGAAACCACAAGCATTTTTGGCCCCATTTTTATGAAAGAATGTACATGTATTTGAGTATATGATGAAGCAtatgaaatgtaaaattgtttatttatgtatGGTAGTGTTTATACCTTCCCTCTTATGAGCAtacttttatctttgttttcaagTTGAAGAAAATTATATGCTTAAAATGATGTTTTGATACAATATCTTTTTCATTGACTAACATAATATACTCTTAAAAATGATACCTCTTACTACTGGTTGTCATTTTAAGAGGTTCTTAGAAAGGTAAGAGAATAATATTACCAGTACCAACTGTAGCTTTCAACATCTTATTAATATTACCTCATTCACTCAGTTTATTCAGTGTCAGGATTTGGacgaaaaaaaatctttgaaaccaAAATCAAATTATCTgcggttttatttttattttttccttctttaatcaTAGACCATTTACTGTGGGATACTATTTTAGGATGCTTTTAATTAACCTGAGATATTCATTTCCATCAAAGGTGAAAAACCAGATTTCAGTACAGTCTTTTAAGCAGGTTAAGGGAGCTGGAtgtttctacttttctttcagacagaattttaaaaataaacttttattgaagtataacataaatataaatgtaacaactcagtgaattttcacaaactcaACCACCCCTTATAGCCAGCATTCAGTTTAAGAAATGGAACATTACCAGCACCCACCAAGATCTTGTGCTCCTTTCTCATCATTGCCCCACACCAGGGGTAACCATTTTCCTGACTTTAAATATCATAATTAGTCATGCCTCTTTGTGAACTTAATATAAATGGAGTTATATAGTACACACTATTATTCTGTATCCTTTCACTTAGTCTTGTTTGTGAGCGTTATCTGTGCTATGGAACATAGTCATAGTTTGTTCAGATAGATTTTTAAAGGTACGTTTTAAAATGGAAGTGTCACAATTTTcaggtataaatatattttaaaatacttaataaagcctttaatttttaagttttgaaaagtaactgtaaaaatacaaaatgggAATATTGTTTCTTTAACAAGATGGgaagaaaatgtgtttctttaatCGCAAGCTTAATATATGTCAGTTGAATATGAGACTGTCAGAAAAGCCAGTTTCCTCTTGGGCAAAATTGTAAGGGTCCAGTCCAAAAGAAGAGATAGTCCCCTTAATTTTGAGTCAATCAAATATTGGTTGTATTGTGTTTCCTCCCTCATAGGTTAGTATTTTCATTAATCTTCtgtttattcttctatttttaatataaccagatatgtatatatattcatatacctGTCTTCTTACACAGAAGATAGCATATTATAACCACTGTCCAaattcttgctttttttcatttaataatacatattaaaGAGCATTCGATAGCAATATAttgatatcttctttttttttccagttttatggcAGTCCATTGTACAGATATACTTTGATTTATTCAGCCAATCCCCTGTAGATAATCATTTAGACTGTTTTAGGGTTTTGCTATTAAAATGGTGGTACATTTTTAGCTTTTTGCAAACATTAGATTTTTTGCCAGTGTGTCTTGGGGTAGATCCCCTAAAAGTGGTCAAAGGAATAAATGCATGTAGTATTTTTTTAGTTATTGCCAATTTCTATTTTGTAGGGATTATACCATTTTACACACAAAACTTTTCCGTATATGCATGAAtttggttttgggttttctatcctgGCCCATTGGATCTTTTGTCTTCTCATGTGCTATACTGTTTTAGTGATAGaggcattaaaaattaatttaatatttgatagttatCCCCTTCTTTTTAGATTTTGCTAGGTATTCttgcttatatatttttcccAATGAATGTTATAACTTTTCTTATTCCTGAGAGAATCTTGTTGGTATTTTTATTAGGAtgacattaaatttataaatttgctTCGGGGAAATTGTCAGCTCCATCTCTTCCTATCCACAAACATAGTATGTCTTTATATTTGTTCAAgtctttcatttgtattttatagtTAAGAAAGACTctttatgtcagttatacctcaattaaaaaaaaaacaaactgctgaaacgtgaagaagaaaaaaatctttgttatCTAAAAGTAAAACAGACTGTTGTGGGAaatgataaattcatttgtaaagTATATAATGAGGATTCATACATTAGATAGCAATTTATATTATGACTTAAAAGTTACTTTCAACTCTaagattttatataaaaacacattctaaagaaaacatgaacatattttattgtcttttctaTTCTTCTCACATGAAGAGAGAACTTGACTGCTCATTCAAGATTATAATTAAGAATGTGTTAAAGGAGTAAAAGTTGGTCAGGAATTGTCCTGCATTGGTTTGAAATCATTGAAATTAAATAAGGAGGTAGGCAAAGAACCATTATTTTAAACGAGGACCATGGGATATTGTAACTAACAATATGTTTTCAAAAACAGTACATTCATATGCTAATGTATATTTAGTCCATGTAAGGAGAAAGtagattatttgcctttttaaaacaatgtCAAAAAATACCATAGGGATATTTCTAAATACTCAATAATATGTATGTTCATATGGTTGAAAGTCAACAAAGATTACATCTATATAGTCTGATATAGCAGTAGAGGAACTAACATACCGTGACAGTATAACATtagttagtttttttaaaaaagcactatTGCCTATCTTGTATCTGATTTGTCATCATTTAGTTTGTTTGATTGTAATGCTAAACTGAAATGGTATATAAGCTTTACTCTCTCTGAAACCCTTTTCTTGTTCAAATTTTAGGATCCTTCAAAGTTGTACAAGAAATCAGGTGATGTTGCAGCCATTGAATGCCAGTCTGAGGAGAGCATCCATCTTCATTCACAGGGAGAAAACAATCCTTTGTCTAAGAAGCTTTCTCCAGTACACTCAGAAATGACAGATTACATTAATGCAGCATCATCTACTCTTGTTGGTAGCCAGGATCCTGATTTAAAGGACAGGGCATTACTTAATGGAGGAACGAGTGTAACGGAAAAGTTGGCACAGCTCATTGCAACTTGTCCTCCCTCCAAGTCTTCCAAGACAAAACCTAAGAAGTTAGGAACTGGCACTACTGCGGGATTGGTTAACAAGGATTTGATCAGGAAAGCAGGCGTTGGCTCTGTAGCTGGAATAATACATAAGGACTTAATAAAAAAACCAACTATCAGCACAGCGGTTGGATTGGTAACTAAAGATCCTGGGAAAAAGCCAGTGTTTAATGCAACAGTAGGATTGGTCAATAAGGACTCTGTGAAAAAACTAGGAACTGGCACTACAGCGGTATTCATTAATAAAGACTTAGGCAAAAAGCCAGGGAATATCACTACAGTAGGACTGCTAAGCAAAGATTCAGGAAAGAAGCTAGGAATTGGTATTGTTCCAGGTTTAGTGAATAAGGAACCTGGAAAGAAGCTAGGACTTGGCACTGTGGTTGGACTAGTTAATAAAGACTTGGGAAAGAAATTGGGTTCTACTGTTGGCCTAGTGGCCAAGGACTGTGCGAAGAAGATTGTAGCAAATTCAACAATGGGATTAGTTAATAAGGACATTGGAAAGAAACTAGTGAGTTGTCCTATGGCAGGACTGGTCAGTAAAGATGCCATAAACCTTAAAGCGGAAGCACTGCTCCCCACTCAGGAACCACTTAAGGCTTCTTGTAATACAAACATCAATAGTCATGAAAGTCAGGAACTTTCTGAATCCCTGAAAGACAGTGCCACCAGCAAAACTTTTGAGAAGAATGTTATACGGCAGAGTAAAGAAAGCATATTGGAAAAGTTCTCAGTTCGAAAGGAAATCATTAATTtggagaaagaaatgtttaatgaagGAACATGCATTCAGCAAGACAGTTTCTCATCCAGTGAAAGGGGGTCTTATGAAACCTCAAAGCATGAAAAGCAACCTCCCGTATATTGCACTTCTCCGGACTTTCAAATGGGAGTTGCTTCTGATGCATCTACAGCAAAATCCCCTTTTAGTGCAGTAGGAGAAAGCAATCTCCCTTCCCCATCACCtactgtatctgttaatcctttAACCAGAAGTCCCCCTGAAACGTCTTCACAGATGGCTCCTAATCCGTTACTTTTAAGTCCTACCACAGAACTAATGGAAGAAATTTCTGAATCTGTCGGAAAGAACCAATTTACTTCTGAAAGTACCCACTTGAACATTGGTCATAGGTCTGTGGGTCATAGCATGAATATTGAATGCAAAGGGATTGATAAAGAGGTAAATGATTCCAAAACTGCACATATAGATATTCCAAGAATAAGCTCTTCTCTGGGAAAAAAGCCAAGTTTGACTTCTGATTCCAGTATTCATACAATTACGCCTTCAGTTGTTAACTTCACTAGTTTATTTAGTAACAAGCCCTTTCTAAAACTTGGTGCAGTAACTGCATCCGACAAACACTGCCAAGTTACTGAAAGCCTAAGCACTACTTTGCAGtctaaaccattaaaaaaaaggaaaggaagaaaacctcGGTGGACTAAAGTGGTGGCAAGAAGCACATGCCGGTCTCCAAAAGGGCTAGAATTAGAAAGatcagagctttttaaaaatgtttcttgtaGTTCACTATCAAATAGTAATTCCGAGCCAGCCAAGTTTATGAAAAACATTGGACCATCTTCATTTGTAGATCATGACTTCCTTAAACGCCGATTACCAAAGTTGAGCAAATCTACAACTCCATCTCTTGCTCTCTTAACTGATAGTGAAAAACCATCTCATAAGTCTTTTGCTACTCACAAACTATCCTCCAGTATGTGTGTGTCTAGTGATCTTTTGTCTGATATTTATAAACCCAAAAGAGGAAGACCTAAATCTAAGGAGATGCCTCAACTGGAAGGTCCACctaaaaggactttaaaaattcctGCCTCTAAAGTTTTTTCTTTGCAGTCTAAGGAAGAACAAGAACCCCCAATTTTAcaaccagaaattgaaattccTTCCTTCAAACAAAGTCTGTCTGTGTCTCCTTTTCCAAAAAAGAGAGGCAGACCTAAGAGGCAAATGAGGTCACCAGTCAAGATGAAGCCACCTGTACTATCGGTGGCTCCATTTGTTGCCACTGAAAGTCCAAGCAAGCTTGAGTCTGAAAGTGACAACCATAGAAGTAGCAATGATTTCTTTGAGAGTGAGGATCAACTTCAGGATCCAGATGATCTAGATGACAGTCACAGGCCAACTGTCTGTAGTATGAGTGACCTTGAGATGGAACCAGATAAAAAAATTACGAAGAGAAACAATGGACAGTTAATGAAAACAATTatccgcaaaataaataaaatgaagactttaaagagaaagaaactgtTGAATCAGATTCTTTCAAGCTCTGTAGAATCAAGTAATAAAGGGAAAGTGCAATCCAAACTCCATAATACAGTGTCAAGTCTTGCCGCCACATTTGGCTCTAAATTGGGCCAACAGATAAATGTCAGCAAGAAAGGAACCATTTACATAGGAAAGAGGAGGGGTCGAAAACCAAAAACTGTCTTAAATGGCATTCTTTCTGGTAGCCCTACCAGCCTTGCTGTTCTTGAACAAACAGCTCAGCAGGCAGCTGGGTCAGCATTAGGACAGATTCTTCCACCTTTACTGCCTTCATCTGCTAGTAGTTCTGAGATTCTTCCATCACCTATTTGCTCTCAGTCTTCTGGGACTAGTGGAGGTCAGAGCCCTGTAAGTAGTGATGCAGGCTTTGTTGAACCCAGTTCAGTGCCATATTTGCATTTACACTCCAGACAGGGCAGTATGATTCAGACTCTTGCAATGAAGAAGGCCTCAAAGGGGAGGAGGCGGTTATCTCCTCCTACTTTGTTGCCAAATTCTCCTTCTCACTTGAGTGAACTGACATCTCTGAAAGAAGCTACTCCTTCTCCTATTAGTGAGTCTCATAGTGATGAGACCATTCCCAGTGATAGTGGAATAGGAACAGATAATAACAGCACATCAGACAGGGCAGAGAAATTTTGTGGGCAAAAAAAGAGGAGGCATTCTTTTGAGCATGTTTCTCTGATTCCCCCTGAAACCTCTACAGTCCTAAGCAgtcttaaagaaaaacataaacataaatgtAAGCGCAGGAATCATGATTACCTCAGCTacgacaagatgaaaaggcaaaaacGAAAACGGAAAAAGAAATATCCCCAACTCCGAAATAGACAGGATCCAGACTTTATTGCAGATCTGGAGGAATTAATAAGTCGCCTAAGTGAAATTCGAATCACTCATCGAAGTCATCATTTTATCCCCCGAGACCTTTTGCCAACTATTTTTCGAATCAACTTTAATAGTTTCTATACGCATCCTTCTTTCCCCTTAGACCCTTTGCACTACATTCGAAAACCTgacttaaaaaagaagagagggagaccCCCTAAGATGAGGGAGGCAATGGCTGAAATGCCTTTTATGCACAGCCTTAGTTTTCCTCTTTCTAGTACTGGATTCTATCCTTCTTATGGCATGCCTTACTCTCCCTCACCCCTTACAGCTGCTCCCATAGGATTAGGTTACTATGGAAGATATCCCCCAACTCTTTATCCACCTCCTCCATCTCCATCTTTCACCACTCCACTTCCACCTCCTTCCTATATGCATGCTGGTCATTTACTTCTCAATCCCACCAAATACCATAAGAAAAAGCATAAGCTACTTCGACAGGAAGCCTTTCTTACAACCAGCAGGACTCCTCTTCTTTCTATGAGTACCTACCCTAGCGTCCCTCCCGAGATGGCCTATGGTTGGATGGTCGAGCACAAACACAGGCACCGTCACAAACACAGAGAACACCGTTCTTCCGAGCAGCCACAGGTTTCCATGGACACTGGCTCTTCCAGATCTGTCCTAGAATCTTTGAAGCGCTATCGATTTGGAAAGGATACTGTTGGAGAGCGCTATAAACATAAGGAAAAGCACCGGTGTCATATGTCCTGCCCTCATCTCTCTCCTTCAAAAAGCTTAATAAACAGAGAAGAGCAGTGGGTCCACCGAGAGCCTTCAGAATCTAGTCCATTGGCCTTGGGATTGCAGACACCTTTACAGATTGACTGTTCAGAAAGTTCTCCAAGTTTATCCCTTGGGGGATTCACTCCCAACTCTGATCTGGCCAGCAGTGATGAACATACAAACCTTTTCACAAGTGCAATAGGGAGCTGCAGAGTTTCAAACCCTAACTCCAGTGGCCGAAAGAAACTAACTGACAGCCCTGGACTGTTTTCTGCACAGGACACTTCATTAAATCGGCCTCACAGAAAGGAGCCGCTGCCTTCCAGCGAAAGGGCAGTACAGACCTTGACAGGTAAGAGGGTTATTTTGTTGCCTGTTGTTTGTGTTAGAGAAATGGTGTATTTTGCCTACCGGTTGCCTGATACGTGTACATGAACTTTTAATAGctcaagtgtttttgtttttataaatatattttgaaatgttatcttccaagtttttattttcagtagATGTGAGAAGTAAGATAAGGCAtgtctttgcattaattttgaattttgagaaGAGATATcattatcaaaacaaacaaaaaataatactcAACTTTTTGGAAATcaggaaaaatgattttcttaTGCAAAAAGGCTATTACACAGTTTCTTTAGTGAGAAATGGCTCATAgatatctgggtttttttttaaattttattgaagtatagttgatttagtgtTGTGGATATCTGTTAATACCTATGCaggatttttaatatatactgaTCCAGTTTATAAGTGTTTCTGTGTTACAAGAAGAATATGTTGTTAACTCTGTGTGTCTCATAATAAAAATCTAAACAGTCAAAACTATCAacttgtgggaattccctggcggtccaatggttaggactctacgcCTTCACTGctgcaggcctgggttcaatccctggttgggaaactaagatcccacaagccatgtggtgcagccaaaaacaaacaaaattatcaaCTTTGTAAAATTTAACTCAATATTTAGTGGGACTTCATTTTTCAGAGTACCTTTAGGTATCTTCATAAAAGCTGCTTAGGTTTAATAAAATGACATAAAGCAAATTTAGGTAATGCGTTTGTAATGTCTAGAAAGTGTCTTTTAAGAATTGAAAAGaagatatggggcttccctggtggcatagtggttgagagtccgcctgccgatgcaggggacacgggttcgtgccccggtccgggaagatcccacatgccgtggagcagctaggcccgtgagccatggccgctgagcctgcacgtccagagcctgtgctccgcaacgggagaggccataacagtgagaggcccacgtaccgcaaaaaaaaaaaaaaaaaaaaaagaattgaaaagaagatagaaaacaagaaaaaggaagcatTGCCTATTCATGTATAAGATAACACTAAGTCAGAAGTTCTTTATCAGAGATCTCAACCCTACGGGTTTGTAAATTAACTCTAGAAAGTCCATAAAACCTCTGATGTTGTAAgtaaaattatgtgtgtgtatgcttgtgtgtatttttaggagaaaatgcatacattttttcagattctccaAGTAAACTCTGTAAGCCTCAATATCCCTTCCTATAAAATGGGATTAGTAGGGTTATTATAAACAGTAAATGAGATTATAGtgtttattaaaatgatttgCACATAGTAAGCATACAAATGTTAATTGATATTATTCCCCCCAAATATTAAAAACTTGTGCATTAGAGGAAATGATAAACCCCTCAAAGAGAAGAgggtttttttcctgattttaattatttgtgaacttttgaaaaataaaagctatcTTGGTGGAGCTGAGCATTCTTTAGTTTTTAACAAtgtaataaagaaggaaaaaatcgTAAGCTCTAATTaggttcattcaacaaattttttgACAAACATTTAATCAACAGCAGTTATTGAATATCTGCTGTCAGCCAGACATTGTACTTTGTGGGCCCTTGTGATATAATAGGGAACAAAGCACACAGGTTCATTGTTCTCATGGATCTTAATATTGGAGGAGatgagtaataaaaaaaattgcacaTTAAATGTCATAAAAATTGTGACAaatggtatataaatatatatatatatatatttaaagtccaGGGTTCTATGGGAGTATGAAATGGGGGCCTAActcaggaaggcttccctgagaaaGTGACCCTAGACAGTTAACTTGAATGAAGGATGAGCAGTAGTTAGCTAGGTGAACAGAATTCCACttactcatttactcattcattcactcattcatttatttattgaattccaAAACATCTAGCATTCTTCTAGTCACTGGTATATAGTAGAGAGTAAAGACATATCTGGCCTCATTAACTTTCAGCTTGGTGAAGGAAGACAAACTATAGAGTGGTAAGCACATAAATAATGGCATAATTGATAAAAATGCtatcaaattaattaatataagtGTTAGGATACATAACTAAGGGGAGAGGGGTGCCTATTTAGATAGAGTTATTAGTTATGGTCCAAGGGTAAAAAGTTGCAATTTAAGGATGTGAAACCACCAAGCTTCCAAGCTGAGGTTTGGGTGAAGAGCACTTTTGAGGATCCTGAACTGGAAAGGAGCTTAGATGTTAGAAAACCAGGGGAGCGCTCAGAAGGTTCATTGTGGTAGGAGAGGGAATACAAGAGAGAGAATGGTGAGAGAATTGTggtgaaagaaagaagacagaccACATGTTAAAAGATTTTGGATTTTATACTAAGCAAAAAGACAGAAGTattgattttaaatttacattttaaaagattgttcTAGCTCACGTGTGAACATTGAATTGTAGAGGACAAAAATAGCTACAGGGAAACCAATTAGTAGACAATTGCAGTAGTCTAGATAAAATGATGATACTTAAGGGTGTTGGCGGACTCCTTCATGAATATTTGAGAGGTTCATGGTGCAGTGTACTGATACAGAGAAGACTAGAGGAggagagatttggggagagtacaagtttgctttttcatatatataaaccTTGAGATGCCTTTAGAAACTTCAGGTGGTGATGTTGAGCAGACATTTGGGTATCTAGTTCTGGAGCTCAAGAGAGATGTTTGGGCTAGAGATACGGGCATTTCACTATGAGGTTTTGAAAAACTTTGGTGATATTattcactaaaaataaaaggatgtctGGAAAAGAGAGTTGGGAACAGGCTCTCAAAACCTCTGAAACTTTGTAACCAGAGCACCAAGAAAAATAGTCATTCTAGAAAATACCAGCAGCAGgtaaaaatacatgttaaattGTTTAATAAGTAAAGAAATACTACAATAAACATAGGACTCTTTAGGAGAAGATGAAGGTAGCCTGATAGAAACAGATATAAAGAAGGGTTGAAGCTGCTCAGTTGTAGACACAAAGCATATCATAAATATGAAGTGATGCCAGATATAGCTGGTTCTGGTTTAttgtccttatttgtctctttctcatGAAGGTTGGGGGAACCACACAATAAGCACTTGTAGGAAAATCTGTGACCATTTGTAGCCAAGAGGGTGAATGGGCATTCTGAACAGAACTACATTGTTCAATGGTTTACTGCATTTAGTTTGTGTTAGAGTATTCTTTGTTTAGCTGCTAACTTGGTGCTTCAAAACATTAATGTACTCTGAAAAATCACGTATGAACTCCATGTCATTCTGGTATTCTATTTATCAATTGTATGTGAGCTGTTTCACTCTACAGAAACATTCTAACAAAATAGACTATACATCTATGAATCCtctgtttatctatctacctgtcGTCGTGAGAGAGATGATATTTCCCTACAGAGAAtataaagtgagaaaagaaaagagcctTGGACAGCTTTGAGGAATTTCAGTATTTAAAGTAGTGATTAAAAACCATCAGCCTTTGGTTTATATATGACCCTTTGTGATGATTTctacagtttgtttttttaattgctaaaatttaaaaatctggagaTTTCACACAAGCATGCAGAATTCtgcttttctttgaaaagaaatcagAACATCTGACAACAGTTAATCCGTATTTCCTGGATGACATCAAGGTTGGGTCTCAATAGTggccgcccctcccccctccccaagtcTTTAGTTGGGACATACGTTCTTCAGTTTTCCTCAGTCCTCACAGTGTCCTGTTGTGTGTTATATCTGGCCCAGTTCAAATATTTAAGAGATTTATCTGGCTCCAAGGAATATTGAGTCTGAGGCCCCTAATTTAAGAGTTGTGAGAAGGAGCTTATAAGAAGTGGGGGAATTGAGGTGAAGGTAAAGTGAAATGACAGCTTAGGTTGTTGAATGTATCATCTACATGGACATTAACGTCACCCAAGAGGCCATTTATAGGAGTAGATAGGAGTCAGGGTGGAAGGGATGAATCTGAATCTGGTTTCAGGGACCTTGGAGAATGAGATAGCAGGGAAAGCTAGCGTATGCAGAAATACCTGCTTTATGaataagaacctttttttttcccttcctttaaaaatatagcaTACAAAAACATTAAGACCTCTCCGAAGTCACTGTTC
Proteins encoded in this region:
- the ASH1L gene encoding histone-lysine N-methyltransferase ASH1L isoform X5 — protein: MDPRNTAMLGLGSDSEGFSRKSPSAISTGTLVSKREVELENNTKEEEDLRKWNRERTIEAGKDDGLTDAQQQFSVKETNFSEGNLKLKIGLQAKRTKKPPKNLENYVCRPAIKTTIKHPRKALKSGKMTDEKNEHCPSKRDPSKLYKKSGDVAAIECQSEESIHLHSQGENNPLSKKLSPVHSEMTDYINAASSTLVGSQDPDLKDRALLNGGTSVTEKLAQLIATCPPSKSSKTKPKKLGTGTTAGLVNKDLIRKAGVGSVAGIIHKDLIKKPTISTAVGLVTKDPGKKPVFNATVGLVNKDSVKKLGTGTTAVFINKDLGKKPGNITTVGLLSKDSGKKLGIGIVPGLVNKEPGKKLGLGTVVGLVNKDLGKKLGSTVGLVAKDCAKKIVANSTMGLVNKDIGKKLVSCPMAGLVSKDAINLKAEALLPTQEPLKASCNTNINSHESQELSESLKDSATSKTFEKNVIRQSKESILEKFSVRKEIINLEKEMFNEGTCIQQDSFSSSERGSYETSKHEKQPPVYCTSPDFQMGVASDASTAKSPFSAVGESNLPSPSPTVSVNPLTRSPPETSSQMAPNPLLLSPTTELMEEISESVGKNQFTSESTHLNIGHRSVGHSMNIECKGIDKEVNDSKTAHIDIPRISSSLGKKPSLTSDSSIHTITPSVVNFTSLFSNKPFLKLGAVTASDKHCQVTESLSTTLQSKPLKKRKGRKPRWTKVVARSTCRSPKGLELERSELFKNVSCSSLSNSNSEPAKFMKNIGPSSFVDHDFLKRRLPKLSKSTTPSLALLTDSEKPSHKSFATHKLSSSMCVSSDLLSDIYKPKRGRPKSKEMPQLEGPPKRTLKIPASKVFSLQSKEEQEPPILQPEIEIPSFKQSLSVSPFPKKRGRPKRQMRSPVKMKPPVLSVAPFVATESPSKLESESDNHRSSNDFFESEDQLQDPDDLDDSHRPTVCSMSDLEMEPDKKITKRNNGQLMKTIIRKINKMKTLKRKKLLNQILSSSVESSNKGKVQSKLHNTVSSLAATFGSKLGQQINVSKKGTIYIGKRRGRKPKTVLNGILSGSPTSLAVLEQTAQQAAGSALGQILPPLLPSSASSSEILPSPICSQSSGTSGGQSPVSSDAGFVEPSSVPYLHLHSRQGSMIQTLAMKKASKGRRRLSPPTLLPNSPSHLSELTSLKEATPSPISESHSDETIPSDSGIGTDNNSTSDRAEKFCGQKKRRHSFEHVSLIPPETSTVLSSLKEKHKHKCKRRNHDYLSYDKMKRQKRKRKKKYPQLRNRQDPDFIADLEELISRLSEIRITHRSHHFIPRDLLPTIFRINFNSFYTHPSFPLDPLHYIRKPDLKKKRGRPPKMREAMAEMPFMHSLSFPLSSTGFYPSYGMPYSPSPLTAAPIGLGYYGRYPPTLYPPPPSPSFTTPLPPPSYMHAGHLLLNPTKYHKKKHKLLRQEAFLTTSRTPLLSMSTYPSVPPEMAYGWMVEHKHRHRHKHREHRSSEQPQVSMDTGSSRSVLESLKRYRFGKDTVGERYKHKEKHRCHMSCPHLSPSKSLINREEQWVHREPSESSPLALGLQTPLQIDCSESSPSLSLGGFTPNSDLASSDEHTNLFTSAIGSCRVSNPNSSGRKKLTDSPGLFSAQDTSLNRPHRKEPLPSSERAVQTLTGSQPTSDKSSQRPSESTNCSPTRKRSSSESTSSTVNGVPSRSPRLVSSGDDSVDSLLQRLVQHEDQEPLEKNIDAVIASASVPPSSSPVHSHSKERTLGKPDSLLVPAVPSDSCSSSISLLSEKLPSSHSPHHIKRSVVEAMQRQARKMCNYDKILATKKNLDHVNKILKAKKLQRQARTGNNFVKRRPGRPRKCPLQAVVSMQAFQAAQFVSPELNEGEEGTALHLGPDTVTDVIEAVVQSVNLNSEHKKGLKRKSWLLEEQTKKKQKPFPEEEEQENTKSFTEAAVEIPSPPETPAKPPEPESTLQPVLSLIPREKKAPRPPKKKYQKAGLYSDVYKTTDPKSRLIQLKKEKLEYTPGEHEYGLFPAPIHVGKYLRQKRIDFQLPYDILWQWKHNQLYKKPDVPLYKKIRSNVYVDVKPLSGYEATTCNCKKPDDDTKKGCVDDCLNRMIFAECSPNTCPCGEQCCNQRIQRHEWVQCLERFRAEEKGWGIRTKEPLKAGQFIIEYLGEVVSEQEFRNRMIEQYHNHSDHYCLNLDSGMVIDSYRMGNEARFINHSCDPNCEMQKWSVNGVYRIGLYALKDMPAGTELTYDYNFHSFNVEKQQLCKCGFEKCRGIIGGKSQRMNGLTSNKSSQPVTTHKKSGRSKEKRKSKHKLKKRRGHLSEEPSENINTPTRLTPQLQMKPMSNRERNFVLKHHVFLVRNWEKIRQKQEEVKHTSDNIHSASLYTRWNGICRDDGNIKSDVFMTQFSALQTARSVRTRRLAAAEENIEVARAARLAQIFKEICDGIISYKDSSRQSLAAPLLNLPPKKKNADYYEKISDPLDLSTIEKQILIGYYKTVEAFDADMLKVFRNAEKYYGRKSPVGRDVCRLRKAYYNARHEASAQIDEIVGETASEADSSETSVSEKENGHEKDDDVIRCICGLYKDEGLMIQCDKCMVWQHCDCMGVNSDVEHYLCEQCDPRPVDREVPMIPRPHYAQPGCVYFICLLRDDLLLRQGDCVYLMRDSRRTPDGHPVRQSYRLLSHINRDKLDIFRIEKLWKNEKEERFAFGHHYFRPHETHHSPSRRFYHNELFRVPLYEIIPLEAVVGTCCVLDLYTYCKDHPGSLSAQSHP